A stretch of the Synechocystis sp. PCC 7338 genome encodes the following:
- a CDS encoding CbiQ family ECF transporter T component — protein sequence MDLMRSLPIGLYLENPVTWLHRLDPRVKLAWLMSFLLAPVLANAVWRLGIVVFLILLTFAVRIPWRVWKQQMGLLVFFSGLIFLLTTFSPDGFTVLEQPRSPTSEIVVPPTPYQYVLFEWGKLIVTRRSLELGIRISTLIFTLVYSTNLYLLTTAPEEITAGLEELMTPLRRFKLPITEITLILTLALRFIPLVMEEIQNLFRSIRTRAINWKKLGIKRSAQIWILVVERLLENLLLRAEQMAIAMEVRGFTTPNEHQVQWHQLRIVRADWLVLGTLVVFWGARIVWGGMA from the coding sequence ATGGATTTGATGCGGTCTTTACCCATCGGCTTATATTTAGAAAATCCGGTGACTTGGTTGCACCGCCTTGATCCCAGGGTAAAACTAGCTTGGCTAATGAGTTTTTTGTTAGCCCCAGTGTTGGCCAATGCCGTTTGGCGCCTTGGCATCGTCGTTTTTCTAATTTTATTAACCTTTGCAGTCCGTATTCCCTGGCGGGTGTGGAAGCAACAAATGGGCTTACTTGTATTTTTTTCCGGCCTAATTTTCCTGTTAACTACCTTTAGTCCGGACGGTTTCACTGTGTTGGAACAACCCCGATCGCCTACTAGTGAAATTGTGGTGCCCCCTACCCCCTACCAGTATGTTTTATTTGAATGGGGCAAATTAATAGTTACTCGCCGCTCCCTAGAATTGGGGATTCGTATTAGCACTTTGATTTTTACCCTGGTTTATAGCACCAATTTATATTTGCTTACCACCGCCCCGGAGGAAATTACCGCCGGACTAGAGGAATTAATGACTCCCCTGCGGCGCTTTAAATTGCCAATTACGGAAATCACCTTAATTTTGACCCTAGCTTTGCGGTTTATCCCCTTGGTGATGGAAGAAATTCAAAACCTATTCCGATCCATTCGCACCAGGGCCATTAATTGGAAAAAATTAGGCATCAAACGAAGCGCCCAGATTTGGATTTTAGTGGTGGAAAGATTACTCGAAAATCTTTTACTGCGGGCAGAACAAATGGCGATCGCCATGGAAGTGCGGGGCTTCACCACGCCCAATGAGCATCAAGTGCAGTGGCATCAATTACGCATCGTGAGGGCAGACTGGTTGGTGCTGGGAACTTTGGTTGTATTTTGGGGGGCTCGGATCGTGTGGGGAGGCATGGCCTAA
- a CDS encoding anthranilate synthase component I, with protein MASITHREGRLVGAGNFGCILGGSDRVGRHGLMEPQPWHWCYLPLQGRTGSEVFSQLFGHQSIATLLESPYPPSPDYPHLGRYSICAGEPRPGKLWTPSPGQIFSFLHQLPRCGGAPKTVPDHLPFHGGWLGWLGYDTAWAIETLPYLRPDHLPFPVAYWYEPEDFAVLDHREQLLWLATTNQAQAKVFQTRLSKSINPIASPQVPFLNLTYTTDQDQYETMVNQAQQYIKAGDIFQANLTLRFIAQSDAQLNSWQIYRRLQAINPSPFASYWRSPWGDVVSCSPERLVKLEGNVAQTRPIAGTRARGKNLAEDEQLLQELLVNTKELAEHIMLVDLERNDLGRVCTWGTVEVDELLAIERYSHVSHLVSNVRGILQPGKTGVDLVKALFPGGTISGCPKVRCLEVIEELEPVRRSLFYGSCGYWDQRGNLDLNILIRTLLFTPGQVIGQVGAGIVADSDPTKEWLESLQKAKALLAALDGVKKD; from the coding sequence GTGGCATCAATTACGCATCGTGAGGGCAGACTGGTTGGTGCTGGGAACTTTGGTTGTATTTTGGGGGGCTCGGATCGTGTGGGGAGGCATGGCCTAATGGAACCCCAACCCTGGCATTGGTGTTATTTGCCGTTACAAGGTCGCACTGGCAGCGAAGTTTTTAGTCAATTATTTGGCCATCAATCCATCGCCACCCTACTGGAAAGTCCCTATCCGCCGTCGCCGGACTATCCCCATTTAGGCCGTTATTCCATCTGTGCTGGTGAGCCTCGCCCTGGGAAATTATGGACTCCTAGCCCTGGGCAAATTTTTAGCTTCTTACATCAGCTACCTCGGTGTGGTGGTGCGCCCAAAACTGTACCAGACCATTTACCTTTCCACGGCGGCTGGTTGGGGTGGTTAGGTTATGACACCGCTTGGGCGATTGAAACTTTACCTTACCTGCGCCCGGATCATTTGCCTTTTCCCGTGGCCTATTGGTACGAACCTGAAGATTTTGCAGTCTTAGACCATCGGGAACAACTATTGTGGCTAGCCACTACCAATCAAGCTCAAGCTAAAGTTTTTCAAACCCGATTATCAAAAAGTATTAACCCCATTGCATCGCCTCAAGTGCCCTTCTTAAATTTGACCTATACCACTGACCAAGATCAGTATGAAACCATGGTCAACCAAGCCCAACAATACATTAAGGCAGGGGATATTTTTCAGGCCAACCTAACCTTACGTTTCATTGCCCAGAGTGATGCCCAGCTTAACAGTTGGCAAATTTATCGGCGATTACAAGCAATTAATCCTTCTCCCTTCGCTAGTTATTGGCGATCGCCGTGGGGAGATGTGGTGAGTTGCTCACCAGAAAGATTAGTTAAGTTAGAAGGCAACGTGGCCCAAACCAGACCCATTGCTGGTACTAGGGCAAGGGGCAAAAATTTGGCGGAGGACGAGCAATTATTACAGGAATTACTAGTCAACACAAAGGAGTTGGCAGAACATATTATGTTGGTGGATTTGGAGCGCAACGACCTCGGGCGGGTCTGCACCTGGGGAACGGTAGAAGTAGATGAGTTATTGGCGATCGAACGCTATAGCCATGTCTCCCATTTGGTCAGCAATGTGCGGGGCATTTTGCAACCGGGCAAAACGGGGGTAGATTTGGTCAAAGCTTTGTTTCCCGGTGGTACTATTAGCGGTTGTCCCAAAGTGCGTTGTTTAGAAGTTATCGAAGAATTAGAACCAGTACGACGCAGTTTATTTTATGGTTCCTGTGGCTATTGGGATCAACGGGGTAACTTAGATCTAAATATTCTCATTCGTACCCTTCTATTTACCCCTGGGCAAGTGATAGGACAGGTGGGAGCTGGCATTGTGGCGGATAGTGATCCCACCAAAGAATGGCTGGAGTCGCTACAAAAAGCGAAGGCGCTACTGGCGGCACTGGATGGGGTAAAAAAAGACTAA
- a CDS encoding EI24 domain-containing protein yields the protein MEFFKGLAYPLRTFKILRQSPELAIYIIIPLIINISLGILLYWQLLNFGNDSVDILRSYAQQWVEILEQRIPQIVPYILPILQVIFFLYIWLVRLLLLIIAGFLLSQVGGLLGSPWYGRLSEELEKKLLGKLTVQEVGVLQEVKRALAFELKKLVLLIIFTAVGFASNLIPAFGTPVATIVGISSTSLLTCIDFFDPPLERRRLKFRRKLLIIFQCLPLSAGFALASLVWVSIPLVNLVTIPFCVTAGTLFFSEKIYPRFFQLQEEMDGAAEVNKEAN from the coding sequence ATGGAATTTTTTAAAGGTCTTGCCTACCCACTACGTACATTTAAAATTTTACGTCAATCTCCCGAATTAGCTATTTATATTATTATTCCTTTGATTATTAATATTAGCTTGGGCATATTGCTTTACTGGCAGTTACTAAACTTTGGTAATGACAGCGTCGATATTCTCCGTAGTTACGCCCAGCAATGGGTAGAAATTTTAGAGCAACGTATTCCCCAGATCGTGCCCTACATTTTACCAATATTGCAAGTTATCTTTTTCCTTTATATCTGGTTAGTGCGGCTTTTACTGCTCATCATTGCGGGTTTTTTACTCTCGCAAGTGGGAGGACTACTGGGCTCTCCCTGGTACGGTAGATTATCAGAAGAATTAGAAAAAAAACTGCTGGGTAAGTTAACAGTGCAAGAAGTGGGAGTGCTACAAGAAGTCAAGCGAGCCCTAGCCTTTGAGCTAAAAAAATTAGTCTTACTAATCATTTTCACTGCTGTGGGTTTTGCCTCTAACTTGATACCCGCCTTTGGTACCCCCGTAGCCACCATTGTAGGGATTAGTTCTACATCTTTATTAACTTGCATCGATTTTTTTGATCCCCCTTTAGAACGTCGTCGCCTCAAATTTCGTCGTAAACTATTAATAATTTTTCAATGTTTACCCCTCAGCGCTGGGTTTGCCCTAGCCAGCCTAGTTTGGGTAAGTATTCCCCTAGTTAATCTCGTCACCATTCCATTTTGCGTGACCGCTGGTACTCTCTTCTTTTCTGAAAAAATTTACCCCCGTTTTTTCCAACTCCAAGAAGAAATGGATGGAGCAGCGGAGGTAAATAAGGAGGCGAATTAA
- the hemN gene encoding oxygen-independent coproporphyrinogen III oxidase, with the protein MTTTFPAVEFSAELLNKYNQGIPRYTSYPPATELSPAFDPSDFRAAINLGNYKKTPLSLYCHIPFCAKACYFCGCNTIITQHKPAVEPYLKAVAKQIALVAPLVDRQRPVQQLHWGGGTPNYLTLKQAEFLFNTIADAFPLAKNAEVSIEVNPCYVDKDYVFALRQLGFNRISFGIQDFNPQVQEAVNRIQPEAMLFQVMDWIREAKFESVNVDLIYGLPYQTLGTFRETLHKTAQLNPDRIAVFNFAYVPWLKPVQKKMPEAALPPAAEKLKIMQATIADLTDQGYVFIGMDHFAKPDDELAIAQQQGKLHRNFQGYTTQPESDLLGFGITSISMLQDVYAQNHKTLKAFYNALDQEAMPIEKGFKLSQDDLIRRTVIKELMCQFKLSAQELEDKYNLGFDCDFNDYFAKELAALDALEADGLLSRLGDGLEVTPRGRILIRNIAAVFDAYLQNNSQQQMFSRAI; encoded by the coding sequence ATGACTACCACCTTTCCTGCTGTTGAATTTAGTGCTGAATTATTAAACAAATATAATCAAGGTATTCCTCGCTACACCAGCTATCCTCCGGCCACAGAGCTAAGCCCCGCATTTGATCCTAGTGATTTTCGGGCGGCGATCAACTTGGGCAACTACAAAAAAACACCCTTATCTCTCTATTGTCACATTCCTTTCTGTGCGAAGGCTTGTTACTTTTGCGGTTGTAATACCATCATCACCCAACACAAACCAGCGGTGGAGCCCTATCTGAAAGCGGTTGCTAAACAAATTGCCCTGGTGGCTCCTTTAGTTGACCGACAAAGGCCAGTGCAGCAACTCCACTGGGGTGGTGGCACTCCTAATTATTTGACCCTGAAACAAGCGGAATTTTTATTCAATACCATCGCTGATGCCTTTCCATTGGCAAAAAATGCGGAAGTTTCCATTGAAGTTAACCCCTGTTACGTTGATAAGGATTATGTTTTCGCCCTACGCCAACTAGGTTTTAATCGCATTAGTTTTGGTATCCAAGATTTCAATCCCCAAGTTCAGGAAGCAGTCAATCGCATCCAGCCGGAAGCAATGTTATTCCAAGTCATGGACTGGATTCGGGAAGCTAAGTTTGAGAGCGTTAATGTGGATTTAATTTATGGTTTGCCCTATCAAACCTTGGGCACATTTCGGGAAACTTTACATAAAACAGCTCAACTTAACCCAGACCGCATTGCTGTATTTAATTTTGCCTATGTGCCTTGGCTCAAGCCAGTACAGAAAAAAATGCCGGAAGCAGCCCTCCCTCCAGCGGCGGAAAAGTTAAAAATTATGCAAGCTACCATTGCCGACCTCACCGATCAGGGCTACGTTTTCATTGGCATGGATCACTTTGCTAAACCTGATGACGAGTTGGCGATCGCCCAACAGCAAGGAAAATTACATCGTAACTTCCAGGGTTATACTACCCAGCCAGAGTCCGATTTGCTAGGCTTTGGCATTACTTCCATCAGTATGTTGCAGGATGTGTATGCTCAAAATCATAAAACGTTAAAAGCTTTTTATAATGCCCTGGATCAAGAAGCAATGCCCATAGAAAAAGGCTTTAAATTGAGCCAAGATGATTTGATTCGTCGCACTGTCATTAAAGAATTAATGTGCCAATTTAAGTTGTCTGCCCAGGAGTTAGAGGACAAGTATAATTTAGGCTTTGACTGTGATTTTAATGACTATTTTGCCAAGGAACTAGCTGCTCTGGATGCTCTGGAAGCGGATGGTTTGCTCAGTAGGTTGGGGGATGGCTTAGAAGTTACCCCCCGGGGGAGGATTTTAATTCGTAATATTGCTGCTGTGTTTGATGCCTACCTACAAAATAATTCACAACAACAGATGTTTTCTCGGGCAATTTAA
- a CDS encoding heme oxygenase (biliverdin-producing): MTNLAQKLRHGTQQSHTLAENTAYMKCFLKGIVEREPFRQLLANLYYVYNTLETALREHRDNQIISAIYFPELNRTDKLAKDLAYYYGANWQQEIQPTPCGKIYVDRLKTLAESDPALLIAHCYTRYLGDLSGGQSLKNIIRSALQLQEGEGTAMYEFDSLPTPGDRRQFKETYRDVLNSLPLDEATMNRIVEEANYAFSLNRDVMHDLEDLIRTAIGEHTFDLLTRQDRPGSTEARSTSGHPVAFMVGE, translated from the coding sequence ATGACTAACCTTGCGCAAAAACTCCGCCACGGTACCCAACAATCCCACACTTTGGCAGAAAATACTGCCTACATGAAATGCTTTTTAAAAGGCATTGTGGAGCGGGAACCTTTTCGGCAATTATTAGCCAATTTATATTATGTTTACAACACCCTAGAAACAGCCCTGAGGGAGCATCGGGACAATCAAATCATTAGTGCTATTTATTTTCCTGAATTAAACCGCACTGATAAATTAGCCAAAGATTTAGCCTACTATTACGGTGCCAATTGGCAACAGGAAATTCAACCTACCCCCTGCGGTAAGATTTATGTTGATCGCCTGAAAACCTTAGCCGAAAGTGATCCTGCATTGCTCATTGCCCATTGTTACACTCGCTATCTGGGGGATTTATCCGGTGGCCAGAGCTTGAAAAATATTATCCGTTCTGCGTTGCAATTGCAGGAGGGAGAAGGCACTGCCATGTACGAATTTGACAGTTTGCCTACCCCAGGCGATCGCCGTCAATTTAAGGAAACTTACCGGGATGTGCTGAATAGTTTGCCCTTAGATGAAGCCACCATGAACCGTATTGTTGAAGAAGCCAATTACGCTTTCTCCCTTAATCGGGACGTGATGCACGATCTAGAAGATTTAATCCGAACGGCGATCGGTGAGCACACATTTGACTTGTTAACCCGTCAGGATCGCCCCGGAAGTACGGAAGCTCGGAGTACCAGTGGTCACCCCGTCGCCTTCATGGTGGGGGAATAG
- the acsF gene encoding magnesium-protoporphyrin IX monomethyl ester (oxidative) cyclase: MVSTPLPTQLETIRPGIKAPVKETLLTPRFYTTDFDKVANMVLNLQDEEIEAALEELRADYNRHHFVRNDDFKRSFDHIDGATRLAFIDFLERSCTSEFSGFLLFKELSRRLKGRSPKLAEAFHLLARDEARHAGFINKAMADFGLSLDLRYLTQKRTYTFFPPEWVIYTVYLSEKIGYWRYILMFRHLEKNPDHNIYPLFNYFECWCQDENRHGDFFKALLRSQTALWKTWQSRLWSRFFLLTVFVTHTLTVFERGDFYESVGLNARQYNVDVVKNTNETAARAFPEVLDTDNPKFFSRLEACASANEKLTAIVNGKAPKLVKFCQKMPWIAVIVWQMLCIFLQKPVDAETRRVMVC, from the coding sequence ATGGTATCCACCCCCCTGCCTACCCAGCTAGAAACCATTCGCCCCGGCATCAAAGCTCCAGTGAAGGAAACTCTCCTCACCCCCCGCTTCTACACCACCGATTTTGATAAAGTCGCCAATATGGTGTTGAACCTCCAGGATGAAGAAATTGAAGCGGCGTTGGAGGAATTACGAGCTGATTACAATCGTCACCACTTTGTCCGTAATGATGATTTTAAGCGTAGTTTTGACCACATTGACGGAGCCACTCGTTTAGCGTTTATCGACTTTTTAGAACGGTCTTGTACCTCAGAGTTTTCTGGTTTTCTTCTGTTTAAAGAATTGTCCCGCCGTCTTAAGGGTCGCAGTCCCAAGCTGGCAGAGGCTTTTCATCTTCTAGCTAGGGATGAGGCACGCCATGCCGGTTTTATTAACAAAGCTATGGCAGATTTTGGACTTTCCCTCGATTTGCGTTATTTAACTCAAAAAAGAACCTATACTTTCTTTCCGCCGGAGTGGGTAATTTACACGGTTTATCTATCAGAAAAAATTGGTTACTGGCGTTATATTTTGATGTTTCGCCATTTAGAAAAAAATCCAGACCACAATATTTATCCCCTATTTAATTATTTTGAATGTTGGTGTCAGGATGAAAATCGCCACGGAGACTTTTTCAAAGCTTTACTCCGCTCCCAAACAGCTCTGTGGAAAACTTGGCAATCTCGACTTTGGTCCCGCTTTTTCTTGCTAACAGTATTTGTCACCCATACCCTAACGGTATTTGAACGGGGCGATTTTTATGAATCCGTTGGTCTAAACGCTAGGCAATATAACGTTGATGTGGTTAAAAACACCAACGAGACGGCGGCCCGGGCCTTTCCAGAAGTGTTGGACACGGATAATCCTAAATTTTTCTCCCGCCTAGAAGCCTGTGCCAGTGCTAACGAAAAACTAACGGCGATCGTCAACGGTAAAGCTCCGAAACTGGTCAAATTTTGTCAAAAAATGCCGTGGATTGCCGTGATTGTCTGGCAAATGCTCTGCATCTTTCTGCAAAAGCCAGTGGACGCAGAAACCCGCCGGGTTATGGTGTGCTAG